The nucleotide sequence GCGACCACGCGCCGCTGGCTCAGTGAGTTGGTGGGCCAGGCCTGGGAAACCTGTCTTTAGACATTTTTCTAACTCCAAAGTTTAATTCATCACTGAGTCGGGGTAGGAAACTCAAACACTAGGGGCTACTGGTTCTGCTGAGAGAAGATAGCTGAGTTCTGACTATCTGAGATAATCTAAAGGCGATGAATCATCTTAGCTACCAGGCCTGGGGGGTTGGAGTTGGGATGGGGTAATTCTCAGGTGTGAGGAAATAGAGTATGTATGACCAACAGGGTAGTTCTAACGCATTAGAGCGCCGAAATTATCAAGTCAGTATTGGCTTGTTTTTGGGGGAAGGCTGGCAGATTATTAGCCAAAATGTGGGTGGATTCATTGGCTTTTTTGTCATTAGTTTCATCATCAGCATTGTCTTGAGCAATATCCCTGGCGGCGCGCTGGTGAATGGTTTTGTTTCTGCGATTCTCGTGGCTGGTAATTATATTGTTGGCTTCAAGCTTCTCCGGGGGCAACCCACTTCTTTTGGAGACTTCTTCACTGGTTTTCAGGGTAATCGCTTTCTACCTATTCTCTTAACCAGCTTGCTGACTGGGTTATTTTCAGGCATTTTTAGCATTTTAGCGGGCATGGCCTTTGTGGTTGGCTTTCTGCCCTCATTTCGTTCCTTGCTAGAGCGGATACAACTGGAAGAAGCGACCCCAGATCCAGAACTCGATCAAATTGTTAACTTTCTCCAACGCTTACCGGAAATTCCCGCTGGTGTGACGCTAATCCTCATTATCCTAGGTATTATTCTCCTGATTCCCGCTATCTATCTGGGCGTGGCCTATACCTTTGCTGTCCCGTT is from Synechococcus sp. PCC 6312 and encodes:
- a CDS encoding DUF975 family protein, with the protein product MYDQQGSSNALERRNYQVSIGLFLGEGWQIISQNVGGFIGFFVISFIISIVLSNIPGGALVNGFVSAILVAGNYIVGFKLLRGQPTSFGDFFTGFQGNRFLPILLTSLLTGLFSGIFSILAGMAFVVGFLPSFRSLLERIQLEEATPDPELDQIVNFLQRLPEIPAGVTLILIILGIILLIPAIYLGVAYTFAVPLVVERRIEFWAAMEASRKTVTHQWFVIFGLLFVLGLINFAGACLCGLGLLVTVPLSYGVIVAAYNNIFGLSDQPI